One Planctomycetota bacterium DNA segment encodes these proteins:
- a CDS encoding acetylxylan esterase → MSLLLRRFFVAALLASSAFVLPVEQARAEDKKATPIQDVRFQPLKDLNGYFPFTVPTDVAQWKKRAEFVKMQVAVSQGVWPMPEKTPLNAVVHSPVERDGYTVWRVFFESVPGHYVCGSLFKPKGFTGKRPVVLCPHGHWKDARFHDAGEAAVAAQIKTGAEKYMNAGRFFLQAKCAQLAKLGCIVLIYDMEGYSDATQLSFDLAHRYGEKRPAMETAENWGLYSPQAEARAQSLMGLQTWNSIRALDFICGLDDVDSSRIGVTGASGGGTQTFLLAAVDDRPTVIVPAVMVSTAMQGGCTCENASLLRVGTGNIELAGLFAPRPMACIAANDWTKEIMTKGYPELKGLYKLMGNEANVEAYPFIQFPHNYNYVSRAAMYEFFNKHLKLEAKLPIVEGDIVPLTIPELTVWNEKHPKPAGGDAHERDLLKKITAASDKQIAALTPTDAASLKKYREVVGGAVDVIIGRRLSDIGKIEQENLLEKDHGKYIEYHCVLTDKARGEAVVVRYYYPKKWNKWLGIHIYGRGAAGLTDENGKLFASSAIDIEHGTAIATLDPIGIGTHTTEGFPANANRRVPNPRLFAGFTYGYNSPLFAQRVHDILMVIAHARAHHEKPERIYLRGTYGGGLWAAAALAQCDEGVIQHAVIDTDGFRFAKLTDYLHADFLPGIVKYGDLPALLALGKSAGLSLFNEAEVPAVVSAARKAAGLEAAQTSASFYIHPPK, encoded by the coding sequence ATGTCGCTGCTTCTTCGCCGTTTCTTCGTCGCCGCGTTGCTCGCGTCGAGCGCTTTCGTCTTGCCCGTCGAACAAGCACGTGCGGAAGACAAGAAGGCCACGCCGATCCAAGACGTCCGCTTCCAGCCGCTCAAGGATCTCAACGGCTACTTCCCCTTCACCGTGCCGACCGACGTCGCTCAGTGGAAGAAGCGCGCCGAGTTTGTGAAGATGCAGGTCGCCGTGAGCCAAGGGGTTTGGCCGATGCCGGAGAAGACGCCGCTCAATGCCGTCGTGCATTCGCCGGTCGAGCGCGATGGCTACACCGTCTGGCGCGTCTTCTTCGAGAGCGTGCCGGGCCATTACGTTTGCGGCAGCTTGTTCAAGCCGAAGGGTTTCACCGGCAAACGGCCGGTCGTTCTCTGTCCGCATGGCCACTGGAAAGACGCTCGCTTCCACGACGCCGGCGAAGCGGCCGTCGCGGCGCAAATTAAAACCGGCGCGGAGAAGTACATGAACGCCGGCCGCTTCTTCCTGCAAGCCAAGTGCGCCCAGTTGGCGAAGCTCGGTTGCATCGTGTTGATTTACGACATGGAAGGGTACTCCGACGCGACGCAGCTCTCGTTCGACCTCGCCCATCGCTACGGCGAGAAGCGCCCGGCGATGGAGACCGCGGAGAACTGGGGTCTTTATAGTCCGCAAGCGGAGGCGCGAGCCCAATCGCTGATGGGTCTGCAAACGTGGAACTCGATCCGCGCGCTCGACTTCATCTGCGGCTTGGACGACGTCGACTCGTCGCGGATCGGCGTCACCGGCGCGAGCGGCGGCGGCACGCAGACGTTTCTCCTCGCGGCGGTCGACGACCGGCCGACCGTGATCGTGCCGGCCGTGATGGTGTCGACCGCGATGCAAGGGGGCTGCACCTGTGAGAACGCGAGCCTGCTCCGTGTCGGCACCGGCAACATCGAACTCGCCGGCCTCTTCGCCCCACGTCCGATGGCCTGCATCGCCGCCAACGACTGGACGAAGGAGATCATGACCAAGGGGTATCCCGAACTGAAGGGTCTCTACAAGCTCATGGGGAACGAAGCGAACGTCGAAGCGTATCCCTTCATTCAGTTCCCCCACAACTACAACTACGTCAGCCGCGCGGCGATGTACGAGTTCTTCAATAAGCACCTGAAGCTGGAAGCGAAGCTGCCGATCGTCGAAGGAGATATCGTGCCGCTGACGATTCCGGAACTGACCGTGTGGAACGAGAAGCACCCGAAGCCGGCCGGCGGCGACGCACACGAGCGCGACCTGTTAAAGAAGATCACCGCCGCGAGCGACAAGCAGATCGCAGCCCTCACGCCGACCGATGCGGCCTCGCTCAAGAAGTACCGCGAAGTCGTCGGCGGCGCGGTCGACGTGATCATCGGCCGCCGCCTGAGCGACATCGGCAAGATCGAGCAAGAGAACCTGTTGGAGAAGGATCACGGCAAGTACATCGAATATCATTGCGTGCTGACCGACAAAGCGCGCGGCGAGGCTGTGGTCGTGCGCTATTACTATCCGAAGAAATGGAACAAGTGGCTCGGCATTCACATATACGGTCGCGGCGCTGCCGGTCTTACGGATGAGAACGGGAAATTGTTCGCGAGCTCCGCGATCGACATCGAACATGGCACGGCGATCGCGACTCTAGATCCGATCGGAATCGGCACGCACACGACCGAAGGCTTTCCGGCGAACGCGAACCGACGCGTGCCGAATCCGCGTCTGTTCGCGGGCTTCACCTACGGTTACAATTCGCCGCTCTTCGCGCAACGCGTGCACGATATCCTGATGGTGATCGCACACGCTCGGGCACATCACGAAAAGCCTGAGAGAATCTACCTTCGGGGAACCTACGGTGGAGGGCTATGGGCGGCGGCGGCCCTAGCGCAATGCGACGAAGGTGTGATCCAACACGCCGTGATCGACACCGACGGCTTCCGCTTCGCGAAGCTCACCGACTACCTCCACGCCGACTTTCTACCCGGAATCGTGAAGTACGGCGACCTGCCGGCGCTCCTCGCCTTGGGAAAATCTGCGGGGCTGTCGTTGTTCAACGAAGCGGAAGTTCCAGCCGTCGTCTCAGCGGCCCGGAAAGCGGCGGGCTTGGAAGCCGCGCAAACTAGCGCTTCGTTTTACATCCATCCGCCGAAATAG
- a CDS encoding SIMPL domain-containing protein, with amino-acid sequence MKRYIEVIGEGKFVEAASKFVAALNLEVRAAKDETAFRELSELAGEVLAALRDAKITDEEIVEGGTDLHQPWYWKKKVGQTASRRIILKVADFSRLNRALEQLEPIQSRNKERKTIAVDMRQPEFESTDDSDALVLANAFADAKQKAERLAAAMGCELGKPISVEEGGQTKRNSGFSGDEDWGGDSSRFGYGAIMMAGPAAGAGAAFEPTEERELQRPTRTIYVKCRVKFAIGGKM; translated from the coding sequence ATGAAACGCTACATCGAAGTCATCGGTGAAGGAAAGTTCGTGGAGGCGGCGTCGAAATTCGTAGCAGCGCTGAATTTGGAAGTCCGCGCCGCAAAGGACGAGACGGCGTTTCGCGAGCTTTCGGAACTTGCCGGCGAGGTGCTCGCAGCGCTGCGAGACGCGAAGATCACCGACGAAGAGATCGTCGAAGGCGGCACCGATCTACACCAACCCTGGTATTGGAAAAAGAAGGTCGGACAGACTGCTTCGCGGCGCATCATCCTCAAGGTCGCTGACTTTTCGCGGCTGAATCGAGCTTTAGAACAACTGGAACCGATTCAATCGCGCAACAAAGAGCGAAAGACGATCGCCGTCGACATGCGACAGCCGGAGTTCGAAAGCACCGACGACTCCGATGCTTTGGTACTCGCAAACGCCTTCGCCGATGCAAAGCAGAAAGCGGAACGCCTCGCCGCGGCGATGGGCTGCGAACTAGGCAAACCGATCTCCGTGGAAGAAGGCGGACAGACGAAACGCAACTCCGGCTTCTCCGGCGACGAAGATTGGGGCGGGGACTCCTCTCGATTCGGTTACGGCGCAATCATGATGGCGGGGCCAGCGGCTGGTGCCGGTGCCGCATTCGAACCCACGGAAGAGCGAGAACTCCAACGCCCGACCCGAACGATCTACGTGAAATGCCGCGTGAAGTTTGCAATCGGCGGCAAGATGTAG